A portion of the Bactrocera neohumeralis isolate Rockhampton chromosome 2, APGP_CSIRO_Bneo_wtdbg2-racon-allhic-juicebox.fasta_v2, whole genome shotgun sequence genome contains these proteins:
- the LOC126767587 gene encoding kelch-like protein 17 yields the protein MASSCTESPALQSDSSERTCFMEKLMAKIFSFYDEQSLIDVTFKVSNPTALVPAHRLVLAAASPYFENLFNGAQGTNPVIEINDIDSDIFERLITFCYTGQTLITVNNVSDMLKAAIVLQLDDAITSCVDYLMAHINEYTIQGVYTLERETQCELFKQKIIENETQNFVEISQSDEFLNFDFEKMQRILESDNLNITREEDAFDAIKRWFNFDVAARQEQLPLLIACLRLTQFDADFLLTHIQPLPGCELLAFKALSWIIKPEARTKINMRFTGPRRVEAFPFFREPQTQPTINMQVKGPRGVEAFSFVREPEVRRKINTQIKGPSGVEAVSLIREPEAQPKINMQIKGPRGVNAASCGEKTLLALCSKTNPKLLQYKKLRISGRNMRV from the exons ATGGCATCGAGTTGTACCGAAAGTCCTGCTCTTCAAAGCGATTCCAGTGAGCGGACCTGCTTCATGGAGAAATTAATGGCGAAAATATTTAGCTTCTACGACGAACAGTCTCTAATCGATGTGACATTTAAAGTTTCGAACCCAACGGCTCT TGTACCCGCGCATCGTTTGGTACTCGCAGCAGCGAGTCCTTACTTCGAGAACCTTTTCAATGGCGCTCAAGGCACTAATCCTGTCATAGAGATAAATGATATCGATAGCGATATTTTTGAGCGTCTAATAACATTTTGTTACACCGGTCAGACCCTCATTACCGTTAACAATGTCAGTGACATGCTAAAGGCGGCAatcgttttgcaattggacgaTGCCATAACCTCTTGTGTGGACTACCTCATGGCACACATTAATGAATACACTATACAGGGCGTTTATACGCTAGAGCGTGAAACGCAGTGCGAACtttttaagcagaaaatcattgaaaatgaaACACAGAATTTCGTGGAG ATCAGCCAAAGCGATGAGTTtctgaattttgattttgaaaaaatgcaacGTATTCTGGAATCTGACAATTTGAATATAACTCGTGAGGAAGATGCCTTCGATGCCATAAAACGCTGGTTCAATTTTGATGTTGCTGCGCGTCAAGAACAACTGCCACTTTTAATAGCTTGTCTCCGACTTACCCAATTCGATGCGGACTTTCTGTTGACTCACATACAACCACTACCCGGCTGCGAGCTGCTGGCCTTTAAGGCGTTATCTTGGATCATTAAGCCGGAAGCACGAACAAAGATAAATATGCGGTTTACAGGACCACGTAGGGTCGAGGCGTTTCCGTTTTTCAGAGAGCCTCAAACACAGCCAACCATAAATATGCAAGTTAAAGGACCACGTGGGGTCGAGGCGTTTTCGTTTGTCAGAGAGCCTGAAGTACGGCGAAAGATAAATACGCAAATTAAGGGACCAAGTGGGGTCGAGGCGGTTTCGTTGATCAGAGAGCCTGAAGCACAACCAAagataaatatgcaaattaaagGACCACGTGGGGTCAATGCTGCAAGTTGTGGTGAGAAAACATTGCTGGCATTGTGCTCAAAG ACTAATCCCAAGCTGCTGCAATATAAAAAACTGAGGATAAGTGGCAGGAATATGCGAGTATAG